From a single Effusibacillus lacus genomic region:
- a CDS encoding RraA family protein, whose protein sequence is MPNIGFRIFPAVRKASTELLRQYRDFVTPHLSDNMNRLNAVDARIRPIHASGKLVGSAFTVKTRPGDNLMIHKAIDMAGPGDVIVVDAGGDLTNAIIGEIMVRLAKKNGVEGFVIDGAVRDYEAIRELNYPVYAKGIIHRGPYKDGPGEINVPIQIGGAVVNPGDIVVGDLDGVVVVPFEQAEFLIGKVKTTMEMEKSILDSIENGSVDRGWVDELLRKKGCEGV, encoded by the coding sequence ATGCCAAACATTGGATTTCGAATTTTTCCGGCGGTCAGAAAAGCTTCCACTGAACTGCTAAGGCAATACCGGGACTTTGTCACTCCCCACCTGTCCGACAATATGAACCGGTTAAATGCTGTCGATGCGAGGATTCGTCCGATCCATGCAAGCGGCAAACTGGTGGGATCGGCTTTTACTGTCAAGACCAGACCTGGTGACAATCTGATGATCCACAAGGCGATTGACATGGCCGGGCCCGGGGATGTGATCGTAGTCGACGCAGGCGGAGATTTGACCAACGCCATTATCGGCGAGATTATGGTGCGGCTTGCCAAGAAGAATGGAGTCGAAGGGTTTGTCATTGACGGTGCCGTCCGGGATTACGAAGCAATCCGCGAACTGAATTATCCGGTCTACGCAAAGGGAATCATCCACCGCGGCCCTTACAAAGACGGTCCTGGCGAAATCAATGTTCCCATACAGATTGGCGGTGCGGTAGTGAACCCGGGTGACATTGTTGTAGGGGATTTGGATGGGGTTGTGGTGGTCCCGTTTGAACAGGCCGAATTTTTGATCGGGAAAGTGAAAACCACCATGGAAATGGAGAAGTCGATCCTGGATTCCATCGAGAACGGCTCCGTCGATCGCGGTTGGGTTGACGAGCTGCTGCGAAAAAAAGGGTGTGAAGGCGTTTGA
- a CDS encoding 2-hydroxyacid dehydrogenase, translated as MKPKVYITRKLPEEVVSRIREVCEIRMWEEEEVPVPRFVLENEIAKIDGLYCLLTETIDRTLLEKAPKLKVVSNMAVGYNNIEVSAATDRGILVTNTPGVLTETTADLTFALLMATARRIVESSGFLRSGQWKTWSPMLLTGQDIHGATLGIIGLGRIGEALARRAKGFDMRLLYHNRSRKPDAENRLGLEYTDMETLLRESDFVCVMTPYTPETHNLIGKAQLALMKKNAVLINTARGGIVNEDDLYEALKKGTIWAAGLDVFEQEPIPLNHPLLTLPNVVTLPHIGSASVKTRLKMAHLAADNLLQALSGQRPAHPVNPEVLKQNRSLALRQN; from the coding sequence TTGAAACCCAAAGTGTATATCACCAGAAAACTTCCGGAAGAGGTGGTCTCCAGAATCCGGGAGGTTTGCGAAATCAGGATGTGGGAAGAAGAAGAAGTTCCCGTACCCCGTTTTGTTCTCGAAAACGAGATTGCGAAAATCGATGGTTTATATTGTTTGTTGACCGAGACGATTGACCGGACTCTCCTTGAGAAAGCTCCGAAATTGAAAGTGGTCAGCAACATGGCGGTCGGCTACAACAACATTGAGGTTTCGGCCGCCACGGACAGGGGCATCCTAGTCACCAATACCCCGGGGGTCCTCACCGAGACGACAGCCGATCTCACCTTTGCCCTGCTGATGGCAACGGCCCGCAGGATTGTAGAGTCGTCCGGGTTTTTGAGGAGCGGACAGTGGAAGACGTGGTCGCCGATGCTACTGACCGGACAGGATATTCACGGAGCGACATTGGGGATTATCGGACTGGGCAGAATCGGGGAAGCTTTGGCGAGAAGGGCCAAAGGTTTCGACATGCGGTTACTTTATCATAACCGCAGCCGCAAACCGGATGCCGAGAATCGATTGGGTCTCGAATACACGGATATGGAGACATTGTTGCGGGAATCCGATTTTGTGTGCGTAATGACTCCTTATACACCCGAAACCCACAATCTGATCGGCAAAGCACAGTTGGCTCTGATGAAAAAAAACGCTGTTCTCATCAATACGGCCCGCGGCGGAATCGTCAACGAAGATGACTTGTACGAAGCATTGAAAAAAGGCACGATTTGGGCGGCCGGCCTGGATGTGTTCGAACAGGAACCAATTCCCTTGAATCACCCGCTCTTGACTCTTCCAAACGTGGTGACTCTTCCGCACATCGGCAGCGCGAGCGTCAAAACCCGGTTAAAAATGGCCCATCTGGCAGCCGATAACCTTCTGCAGGCATTGTCCGGCCAACGCCCGGCACATCCAGTGAATCCGGAAGTCCTAAAGCAGAATAGAAGCTTGGCGCTGCGGCAAAATTAG
- a CDS encoding TRAP transporter small permease → MRKISKAIGNLLNVAIAFSLGIMCILVFINVVLRYVFNSGITWSEEIAPILFIWLVFLGSIAALKDNQHLGVDMFVKKLPRGLKKTVFLISSLLVLYCLWLLLDGSWKITVLNMDSKAPATGLPLSFVYGIGIITSIGMGIIILFNIYQVLTGKKSADELMTVQESEELLDPTMKQ, encoded by the coding sequence ATGCGGAAAATTTCCAAGGCAATCGGCAATCTGCTCAACGTTGCGATTGCCTTTTCTTTAGGAATCATGTGTATTCTCGTCTTTATCAACGTAGTGTTGCGATATGTGTTTAACTCCGGCATCACTTGGTCGGAGGAGATCGCGCCGATTTTGTTCATTTGGTTGGTGTTCCTTGGATCCATCGCGGCCCTGAAAGACAATCAGCATCTGGGAGTTGACATGTTCGTGAAGAAACTCCCGCGGGGATTGAAAAAAACCGTCTTTCTCATCAGCAGCCTGCTGGTTCTGTATTGTCTCTGGCTGCTACTTGACGGAAGTTGGAAAATCACTGTCCTGAACATGGACAGTAAAGCGCCCGCGACGGGTCTCCCGCTCTCGTTTGTGTATGGAATCGGCATCATTACAAGTATCGGAATGGGCATTATCATACTGTTCAACATCTATCAAGTCTTGACAGGCAAGAAATCGGCCGATGAATTGATGACCGTGCAGGAATCGGAAGAACTTTTGGATCCTACGATGAAACAGTAA